One stretch of Paenibacillus sp. AN1007 DNA includes these proteins:
- a CDS encoding protein adenylyltransferase SelO → MEESNSSAGWNLEHSYAALPETFYTSQNAVPVQSPDWIIFNTALAASLGLNADVLHSPEGAAIFAGNSLPDGASPLAQAYAGHQFGNFNMLGDGRALLLGEQITPQGQRVDIQLKGSGRTPYSRGGDGRAAVGPMLREYIISEAMHGLGIPTTRSLAVVSTGENIYRETARPGAVLTRVASSHIRVATFQYAARWGSIADLRALADYTLHRHFPQVEDNEQRYLTLLQEVIQRQAALVAKWQRVGFIHGVMNTDNMAISGETIDYGPCAFMDTYHPATVFSSIDREGRYAYGNQPYIAGWNLARFAETLLPLLHEDEEQAVQIAQDAIAQFSELYHYHWLTGMRAKLGLFTEESEDEMLIKDLLDLMEKHRADYTNTFVSLTLNKLETSTLNDQSDFREWHSRWQARLGRQPESANEVMQQMKQNNPAVIPRNDKVEEVLKRAEADGDYSLIQPLLAVLQHPYAYTLEQEAYGAMPVSCDPSYKTFCGT, encoded by the coding sequence ATGGAAGAGAGCAATTCCAGTGCAGGCTGGAACCTTGAACACAGCTATGCGGCACTGCCCGAAACATTTTATACAAGCCAAAATGCAGTACCTGTCCAGTCTCCGGACTGGATTATTTTTAATACAGCTCTGGCCGCCAGCCTCGGGTTGAATGCTGATGTACTGCATAGTCCCGAAGGCGCAGCTATTTTTGCCGGAAACAGCCTGCCGGATGGAGCGAGCCCCCTTGCTCAAGCTTATGCAGGTCATCAATTCGGCAATTTTAATATGCTTGGTGATGGACGTGCCCTGCTGCTGGGTGAACAAATTACGCCACAAGGACAGCGAGTGGATATTCAGTTAAAAGGCTCCGGTCGGACACCTTACTCGCGGGGAGGGGATGGTCGTGCTGCCGTTGGACCCATGCTGCGGGAGTATATCATTAGCGAAGCGATGCATGGTCTCGGTATTCCCACGACACGAAGTTTGGCTGTTGTTTCTACAGGGGAGAACATCTATCGCGAAACAGCACGCCCAGGGGCTGTTCTTACACGAGTGGCGTCCAGTCATATCCGAGTGGCTACTTTTCAATATGCGGCCCGCTGGGGGTCGATTGCGGATTTACGTGCGTTAGCAGACTATACACTGCATCGTCATTTTCCGCAGGTGGAGGATAACGAACAGCGTTATTTGACCCTGCTGCAGGAAGTGATCCAACGACAGGCAGCATTAGTTGCGAAATGGCAGCGGGTAGGTTTTATTCACGGGGTCATGAATACGGATAATATGGCGATTAGCGGGGAAACGATTGATTATGGACCGTGTGCCTTTATGGACACATATCATCCAGCCACCGTGTTTAGTTCAATTGACAGAGAGGGCCGTTATGCATACGGAAATCAACCGTATATTGCAGGTTGGAATCTGGCGCGTTTCGCCGAAACACTGCTGCCGCTTCTTCATGAGGATGAGGAGCAGGCTGTCCAAATAGCTCAAGATGCCATTGCGCAGTTCTCGGAGCTGTATCATTATCACTGGTTAACGGGAATGCGGGCGAAATTGGGACTATTTACGGAAGAATCCGAAGATGAAATGCTGATTAAGGATCTGTTAGACCTGATGGAAAAGCATCGTGCAGATTACACGAATACATTTGTAAGTCTGACACTGAACAAACTGGAAACGTCCACTCTTAACGACCAGTCCGATTTTAGGGAGTGGCACTCGCGTTGGCAGGCCAGATTAGGCAGACAGCCCGAATCCGCCAATGAAGTGATGCAGCAGATGAAACAAAATAATCCAGCGGTTATTCCGCGAAATGATAAGGTAGAAGAAGTGCTGAAACGGGCAGAAGCGGATGGAGACTACAGTCTGATTCAACCTTTATTGGCTGTTCTGCAGCATCCCTATGCGTATACACTTGAACAGGAAGCGTACGGAGCCATGCCCGTGTCCTGTGATCCCTCGTATAAGACGTTCTGCGGGACCTGA
- the tyrS gene encoding tyrosine--tRNA ligase: protein MNIIEELQWRDAINQQTDAEGLRELTETKAISLYCGVDPTGDSMHIGHLIPFMMLKRFQLAGHRPVILIGGATGTIGDPSGRQSERSLQTLEQVQANVDALTAQMKKLFVTEGDNQVRMVNNYDWTHKINVIEFLRDYGKNFNLNTMLAKDVVASRLEGGISFTEFSYQILQSLDYLHLFQNEDVQLQIGGSDQWGNITSGLDLIRKKEGAEAKAYGLTIPLMLKSDGTKFGKTAGGAIWLDPNKTTPFEFYQFWANTDDRDVIKYLKYFTFLSKEEIEALAAKVETEPHKREAQKALAEEMTKFVHGEEMLEQAKRITAALFSGDIRSLTADEIEQGFKEMPTFETDGEAKNIVDWLVDLGLEPSKRQAREDVTKGAISMNGEKITELEFTVSAEHAIGGKFIIIRKGKKNYSLVKLK, encoded by the coding sequence ATGAACATTATTGAAGAACTGCAGTGGCGCGATGCCATTAATCAGCAAACAGATGCGGAAGGACTGCGTGAACTGACGGAGACAAAAGCCATTTCTCTGTACTGCGGCGTAGACCCTACAGGGGACAGTATGCATATCGGACACTTGATTCCGTTTATGATGCTGAAACGTTTCCAGCTGGCCGGTCACCGTCCGGTGATCCTTATTGGCGGTGCAACAGGTACGATCGGTGATCCGAGCGGTCGTCAGTCCGAGCGTTCTCTCCAGACACTGGAACAGGTACAGGCCAATGTGGATGCGCTGACTGCACAAATGAAAAAGCTGTTTGTAACCGAAGGGGACAATCAGGTTCGTATGGTGAATAACTACGACTGGACACATAAAATTAATGTGATCGAGTTCCTGCGTGATTACGGGAAAAACTTCAACCTGAATACGATGCTGGCCAAAGATGTTGTAGCAAGCCGTCTTGAAGGCGGAATTTCATTCACCGAATTTTCCTATCAGATTCTGCAATCTCTGGATTACCTGCACCTGTTCCAAAACGAGGATGTGCAGCTGCAGATTGGCGGTTCTGACCAGTGGGGCAACATTACAAGCGGTCTGGATCTGATTCGCAAAAAAGAAGGAGCCGAGGCGAAAGCTTACGGATTGACGATTCCGCTGATGCTGAAGTCTGACGGTACGAAGTTTGGTAAAACAGCTGGCGGTGCAATATGGCTTGATCCAAACAAAACGACACCATTTGAATTCTACCAGTTTTGGGCAAACACCGATGACCGGGATGTCATTAAATACTTGAAATACTTTACCTTCCTGAGCAAAGAGGAAATTGAAGCTTTGGCTGCGAAGGTGGAGACAGAGCCGCATAAACGTGAAGCGCAGAAAGCACTGGCCGAGGAAATGACCAAATTTGTTCATGGTGAAGAGATGCTGGAGCAGGCGAAGCGGATTACCGCAGCATTGTTCAGCGGAGACATCCGTTCACTTACGGCAGATGAGATTGAGCAGGGCTTCAAGGAAATGCCAACATTCGAAACAGACGGCGAAGCTAAAAATATTGTTGACTGGCTGGTGGATCTTGGCCTGGAGCCTTCCAAACGTCAAGCCCGTGAGGATGTTACCAAAGGAGCAATCTCTATGAATGGTGAAAAGATTACGGAGCTTGAATTTACGGTGTCGGCTGAGCACGCCATTGGCGGCAAATTCATCATTATCCGCAAAGGTAAAAAGAACTACAGCCTGGTTAAATTGAAATAA
- a CDS encoding Imm63 family immunity protein produces MDESFKWEGVPYVEIGDEHYIVTIYERGVPSLIKKLNQIEEVLYWLLADIIFTAVHVELLNKYGVDNVHTHLDYSSEEVKQEMEENVKAAFQMIGDPYWTWHQKGKRQELESYQPKKGKSW; encoded by the coding sequence TTGGATGAGTCATTTAAATGGGAAGGCGTACCTTATGTCGAGATCGGAGATGAGCATTACATCGTAACGATCTATGAACGCGGTGTACCTTCTTTGATTAAAAAATTGAATCAGATTGAAGAGGTGCTGTACTGGCTGCTGGCAGATATCATTTTCACAGCGGTACATGTCGAACTGCTCAATAAGTATGGTGTCGATAACGTGCATACGCATCTCGATTATTCAAGTGAAGAAGTAAAGCAGGAGATGGAAGAGAATGTAAAGGCGGCCTTTCAAATGATTGGAGATCCATATTGGACCTGGCATCAAAAGGGTAAACGGCAGGAATTGGAGAGCTATCAACCCAAGAAAGGGAAATCTTGGTAA
- a CDS encoding YxcD family protein has product MVLSMDEIVNAICIHMAERKGVRPTDVNVELSWEEDTGYSAEVWIQGRSQFLVESNMIEAILRYLHSEYNIRAYREDVTLDLDEEITAIVNQH; this is encoded by the coding sequence ATGGTTCTGAGTATGGATGAAATTGTGAATGCCATCTGCATTCACATGGCAGAGCGTAAAGGTGTACGTCCTACAGATGTTAATGTAGAGCTGAGCTGGGAAGAAGATACCGGTTATTCCGCAGAAGTTTGGATTCAGGGCCGCAGTCAGTTCTTGGTGGAATCCAATATGATTGAAGCGATTCTTCGCTACCTGCACAGTGAATACAATATCCGCGCATATCGTGAAGATGTAACTTTGGATCTGGATGAAGAGATCACAGCCATCGTTAATCAGCATTAA
- a CDS encoding PadR family transcriptional regulator — translation MNILSYGLLGLLTREESSGYDLMLKIQPHWQAKHSQIYPLLSKMENDELLASRWVQQSDKPDKKMYAVTDKGIQKLLEWMITPVTAPVTRDEFNLRILCVGIAEDGSMRRILNERKSWFMERIRYFEDLKSRIPQDNLRVGSREFGSYILVQKGLMNAQTGLEWCNWVTQLLDGQAAIQDPSPSISEI, via the coding sequence ATGAACATACTTTCCTACGGATTGCTCGGGCTGCTTACCCGCGAGGAGTCTTCCGGTTATGATCTTATGCTGAAGATTCAGCCGCATTGGCAGGCCAAACACAGCCAGATCTACCCGCTCCTGTCCAAGATGGAAAACGATGAGTTACTCGCCTCCCGCTGGGTACAACAGTCTGACAAACCGGACAAAAAAATGTATGCAGTTACGGACAAAGGTATTCAGAAGTTGCTGGAGTGGATGATTACTCCTGTCACTGCACCCGTTACGCGTGATGAATTCAATCTTCGCATTCTCTGTGTAGGGATCGCTGAAGATGGCAGCATGAGACGTATTCTGAACGAACGTAAAAGTTGGTTTATGGAACGTATACGCTATTTCGAAGACTTGAAATCACGTATACCTCAGGACAATCTTCGTGTCGGCAGTCGTGAATTCGGAAGCTACATTCTAGTGCAGAAAGGGTTAATGAACGCCCAAACAGGTCTGGAATGGTGTAATTGGGTGACCCAGCTGTTGGATGGTCAGGCGGCGATTCAGGACCCGAGTCCAAGTATTTCAGAAATTTAA
- a CDS encoding DUF4375 domain-containing protein → MSERDIEDVWYDYALTFVEKKNTSEQGWAALSRTEQEIAALWLFEADVYNGGFIQFFCNWGERVYTTACGALQAIGAKQVLDNIKEQYACIAHLADDDRLTALWDIPRYLEAAQEERLDELDQQLWNNEDQVAEKAYAYYREQLPIDPK, encoded by the coding sequence ATGAGTGAACGGGATATTGAAGATGTATGGTATGATTATGCATTAACGTTTGTGGAGAAAAAGAACACCTCTGAACAAGGATGGGCTGCGCTTTCCCGGACTGAACAAGAAATTGCAGCGTTGTGGCTGTTTGAGGCGGATGTTTATAATGGCGGTTTTATACAATTTTTTTGCAACTGGGGAGAAAGGGTGTATACAACGGCCTGCGGCGCACTTCAAGCTATTGGCGCCAAGCAGGTGCTGGATAATATCAAGGAGCAGTATGCCTGTATTGCGCATCTCGCTGATGATGACAGGCTGACTGCACTTTGGGACATTCCGCGATATCTAGAGGCAGCTCAAGAAGAGCGTCTGGACGAGTTGGATCAGCAGCTCTGGAACAACGAGGATCAGGTTGCGGAGAAGGCTTACGCTTATTATCGCGAACAGCTTCCTATTGATCCCAAATGA
- a CDS encoding MFS transporter, producing MRRIFALSCGFYLLIGITSVVLGALLPVLLPYYERGYSDGGFLLFLQFLGFLVGVMVSPSLTVRMGRKWMLALALVCITAAYLLLGWLPSWSIVLLLTIIVGFGSGIIEPSVGAFTIEFTENQKAVAMSKLDVFFALGALLIPAAAALFIWLDQWHLTFFAVAVSSLILILLWVTMPQAAAQYLEQAGENTTARGTNRASYSKKHLGLLTIFIVFFFVYMGLELGLMNFLPSILVERLELNESVASLSVSILWIAMIVGRLFSGKIAEAVHYMPFLIWSTVGTLLFTVSMIFVSGQWVTYVLIFGTGLFMSGLFCIALVYANVLIPGMTEKTTSILIAAGGIGGAVLQYLTGWSMSAWPVAGTIIILAGFCLLLLLTLMLSHLWNIRNNSLGAAFTQHTKEV from the coding sequence TTGAGACGAATATTCGCTTTGAGCTGCGGTTTCTATCTGTTAATCGGCATCACGAGTGTTGTATTGGGCGCGCTTCTGCCTGTTTTACTGCCTTATTACGAACGCGGCTACAGTGACGGAGGATTTTTGCTGTTTTTGCAGTTTCTCGGGTTTCTTGTCGGTGTAATGGTGTCTCCTTCTTTGACAGTCAGAATGGGTCGAAAGTGGATGCTCGCACTGGCTTTGGTCTGCATTACTGCCGCTTATCTGCTGCTCGGATGGTTACCCTCCTGGAGCATTGTGTTGCTGTTGACCATTATTGTGGGGTTCGGCTCAGGTATTATTGAACCTTCCGTAGGTGCCTTCACCATTGAATTCACCGAAAATCAGAAGGCAGTTGCGATGTCCAAACTGGATGTGTTCTTCGCGCTGGGTGCTCTTCTCATTCCCGCGGCGGCCGCTCTGTTCATCTGGCTGGACCAGTGGCACTTGACGTTTTTTGCGGTGGCCGTCTCCTCCCTGATCCTTATACTTCTATGGGTCACCATGCCTCAAGCTGCTGCACAATACCTGGAGCAGGCCGGAGAAAATACGACTGCCCGAGGAACAAACAGAGCCAGCTATTCCAAAAAACATCTGGGGCTGCTCACCATCTTTATTGTCTTCTTCTTTGTTTATATGGGACTGGAGCTTGGATTAATGAATTTCCTGCCTTCCATTCTGGTGGAACGTCTGGAACTAAACGAATCTGTCGCATCCCTGAGTGTCTCGATTCTGTGGATTGCCATGATTGTTGGACGGCTGTTCTCAGGCAAAATTGCAGAGGCAGTTCACTACATGCCTTTCCTGATCTGGAGCACCGTCGGCACACTGCTGTTTACCGTCTCTATGATATTTGTATCCGGCCAATGGGTAACGTATGTGCTGATATTTGGCACTGGACTCTTTATGTCTGGACTATTCTGCATCGCTCTGGTGTATGCGAATGTACTGATTCCCGGCATGACGGAAAAGACAACCAGTATCCTCATTGCAGCCGGCGGGATCGGTGGTGCAGTGCTGCAGTACCTTACAGGATGGAGCATGAGTGCTTGGCCAGTCGCCGGCACCATCATCATTTTGGCGGGGTTCTGCCTGCTATTACTGCTTACGTTAATGCTGTCTCATCTATGGAACATTCGAAATAACAGTTTGGGCGCTGCCTTCACGCAGCATACCAAAGAGGTCTGA
- a CDS encoding Dabb family protein has translation MFEHLVIFKFNDKITPAKQQEFVSQLLALQGQIPGIVELTAGVNVTEETDRIQGFTLGLRVTFEDREALRAYGPHPAHQAFVSSLDGWIENVIVTDYEVPAK, from the coding sequence GTGTTTGAACATCTGGTTATTTTCAAGTTTAACGATAAAATCACACCTGCCAAGCAGCAGGAGTTTGTATCTCAGCTGCTCGCATTGCAGGGTCAAATTCCAGGGATTGTTGAGCTGACAGCTGGAGTGAATGTGACGGAGGAGACCGATCGCATTCAAGGATTTACGCTTGGGTTACGAGTGACTTTTGAAGACCGGGAGGCGCTTCGTGCGTATGGGCCGCATCCAGCACATCAAGCGTTTGTATCTTCTCTGGATGGTTGGATCGAGAATGTGATTGTAACGGATTATGAAGTCCCTGCTAAATGA
- a CDS encoding AraC family transcriptional regulator — MSREVRTVVYDSDLQVEAYQFEGIMQKFPNHFHDYYVIGFIEEGKRHLVCSSEEYTLNSGDIIIFNPKDPHACEQIDGSILDYRCINIEAEIMQEYVREITGHSYLPRFSTHVVCQSELVSSLHELHQIILEEQSDFCKEEMLLLLLEQLLKDYAAVELPEAGQDVTLEIRQLCEYMDTHYTENISLNELSALSGISKYHLLRLFTRQKGITPYRYLETIRINHAKRLLEQGLMPIEVAAHTGFSDQSHFTNFFKKLIGLTPKQYRRIFNHASEPIRLQENDV, encoded by the coding sequence ATGAGTCGCGAAGTGCGAACTGTCGTTTATGATTCTGATTTGCAGGTGGAGGCATACCAATTCGAAGGCATTATGCAGAAATTCCCCAATCATTTTCACGACTATTACGTGATTGGCTTTATTGAAGAAGGGAAACGCCATTTGGTCTGCAGCAGTGAGGAATACACATTAAACAGCGGAGACATCATCATTTTCAATCCCAAAGACCCCCATGCCTGTGAGCAGATAGACGGAAGTATACTGGATTACCGCTGTATCAATATTGAAGCTGAAATTATGCAGGAGTATGTGCGTGAGATTACCGGACATTCCTATTTGCCAAGGTTCTCCACCCACGTTGTATGCCAAAGTGAACTTGTTTCCTCGCTCCACGAGCTGCACCAGATCATTCTGGAAGAACAGTCTGATTTCTGCAAAGAAGAAATGCTTCTGCTGCTGCTGGAGCAATTACTCAAAGATTACGCTGCTGTGGAGCTGCCTGAAGCTGGGCAGGATGTCACGTTAGAAATTCGGCAGCTGTGCGAATATATGGATACTCATTACACGGAAAACATCAGCTTGAACGAACTATCCGCACTTTCAGGGATTAGCAAATATCATCTGCTTCGCCTGTTTACACGTCAAAAAGGGATAACTCCTTACCGTTATCTCGAAACAATCCGGATCAATCACGCCAAACGCCTGCTCGAACAGGGGTTAATGCCCATTGAGGTGGCCGCACATACAGGCTTTAGTGACCAAAGTCATTTTACTAACTTCTTCAAAAAGCTGATTGGTCTCACACCCAAACAATATCGACGAATTTTTAATCACGCTTCAGAACCCATACGCTTGCAGGAGAACGATGTATGA
- a CDS encoding DMT family transporter, giving the protein MTSIRHQSNAAGHLLALLTIVVWGTTFVSTKVLLQHFTPVEILLLRFLIGYLVLWIIYPRPQRVRSFRDEVLFMGAGLCGVALYFLIENFALVYTTASNAGIIVSAAPFFTAVLAHFFLDGEKLTRRFLIGFGIAMCGIILITLNGSYMLQLNPLGDLLAFIAPAVWAVYSVLMRKIGTRNYHVIGASRKVFLYGLLFMLPALVMFEFELNAARFTQITNISNLLFLGVGASALCFVTWNQAVKLLGAIRTSVYIYLVPVITVISSALILHEQMTWISILGASLTLYGSYISERTVMQKEHKIPLAK; this is encoded by the coding sequence ATGACTTCGATACGTCATCAGAGCAATGCAGCCGGACACCTGCTTGCCTTGTTAACCATTGTGGTCTGGGGAACGACTTTTGTCTCAACGAAAGTGCTGCTGCAGCACTTTACCCCTGTCGAAATTTTGCTGCTTCGTTTCCTAATCGGTTATCTGGTCCTGTGGATCATCTATCCACGTCCGCAGCGCGTTAGATCCTTTCGAGATGAAGTATTATTTATGGGTGCGGGTCTATGCGGGGTGGCTTTATATTTTCTTATCGAAAATTTCGCCTTGGTGTATACGACAGCTTCCAACGCAGGAATCATTGTATCGGCTGCACCCTTTTTCACTGCTGTACTTGCCCACTTTTTTCTTGATGGAGAAAAGCTAACCCGCCGCTTTCTAATCGGGTTTGGCATTGCGATGTGTGGTATTATCCTGATTACCCTTAACGGAAGTTATATGCTGCAGCTTAATCCTTTAGGCGACCTGCTTGCCTTTATCGCTCCGGCAGTGTGGGCTGTATATTCTGTGCTTATGCGTAAAATTGGTACACGAAACTACCATGTTATAGGAGCATCGCGTAAAGTATTTTTATATGGACTGCTCTTCATGCTGCCAGCCCTCGTTATGTTTGAATTTGAATTAAACGCAGCGAGGTTCACACAAATCACGAATATATCTAATCTTCTCTTTCTAGGTGTGGGTGCGTCTGCCCTATGTTTTGTAACCTGGAATCAAGCGGTAAAGCTGCTGGGAGCAATCCGCACAAGTGTCTATATTTATCTCGTACCTGTGATCACCGTTATATCATCTGCCCTTATTCTTCATGAACAGATGACATGGATTAGTATTTTGGGCGCATCCCTTACGCTGTATGGATCATATATTTCGGAGAGAACCGTGATGCAGAAAGAACATAAAATTCCTTTGGCAAAATGA
- a CDS encoding pseudouridine synthase translates to MLINKYISETGYCSRRETTRRIAAGRITINGRVCVKGDMVEPGDVVLMDGEKIPQRHPEMVYIVLNKPAGITCTAAAHVEGNIIQYVNYPARIFAVGRLDKASEGLILLTNNGDIVNKMMRSEHHHEKEYVVTVDKPITDAFVQSMSQGVGILNVVTKPCEVYRQSENVFRIVLTQGLNLQIRRMCKALGYRVLKLERIRIMNITLDERLKRGEWRHLEQQELELLMSQLDHPETGTGDA, encoded by the coding sequence ATGTTAATCAATAAATACATAAGCGAGACAGGGTACTGCTCCCGAAGGGAAACGACTCGGCGGATCGCGGCGGGAAGAATTACAATTAACGGCAGGGTATGTGTAAAGGGAGATATGGTCGAACCGGGAGACGTTGTGCTCATGGACGGCGAGAAGATTCCGCAGCGTCATCCAGAGATGGTATACATCGTTCTGAACAAACCTGCTGGCATTACCTGCACTGCCGCTGCGCATGTTGAGGGAAACATTATTCAGTATGTGAATTATCCTGCTCGAATTTTTGCAGTCGGCCGTCTGGATAAAGCATCCGAGGGGTTAATTTTACTTACGAATAACGGAGACATCGTGAACAAAATGATGCGTTCGGAGCACCATCATGAGAAAGAATATGTCGTCACGGTGGACAAGCCGATTACCGATGCTTTTGTACAATCCATGTCGCAAGGTGTGGGAATCCTTAACGTGGTGACTAAACCGTGTGAAGTATACAGGCAAAGCGAGAATGTCTTTCGAATTGTTTTGACGCAGGGGCTTAATTTGCAAATACGCCGAATGTGTAAAGCATTGGGGTACAGAGTATTGAAGCTCGAGCGCATTCGAATTATGAACATTACACTGGATGAGCGGTTGAAAAGGGGTGAATGGAGACATTTGGAGCAGCAGGAACTGGAGCTTCTTATGTCTCAATTGGATCATCCTGAAACAGGAACAGGTGATGCGTGA
- a CDS encoding carboxypeptidase M32, whose product MDKQTQQQLQSFLILARKIKSYHEAIGLLHWDLRTGAPKKGVPTRSETLGMLSTEAFKLQTSAEMKNYLDTLTQPDVLEQLEATDRRLVDECKKEYDRSQSVPPEKVQAYTVLTAKSETAWEDAKHNSDYDGFAPYLTEIVKLKQEFIDYWGVKDTRYDTLLDMYEPGLTVDNVDAVFARLKARLVPLQEKINAASNKPKTDFLHQIFDADQQKKFSLFILEQMGYDFEAGRLDESVHPFATGLNPGDVRITTNYLQDDVTSAIFSSLHEGGHALYEQNIDESLAGTLLAEGTSMGIHESQSRLWENMIGRSLPFWTRYYQDLQQHFPQLSEVSLEDFYRAINRVESSLIRIEADELTYNLHIIIRYEIEKMLFNEGLEVKDLPETWNTKYKEYLGIMPTNNGEGVLQDVHWSGGDFGYFASYSLGNMYAAQIMHTLRKEMPELDHLIAQGNLIPIKEWLTDKIYRYGKSRTPSELIAAVTGEELNPDYLADYLEAKYAKIYNL is encoded by the coding sequence ATGGACAAACAAACACAGCAGCAGCTGCAGTCTTTCCTTATTCTGGCCCGTAAAATCAAAAGTTATCACGAAGCGATCGGTTTGCTTCACTGGGACTTGCGTACAGGTGCACCGAAAAAAGGTGTTCCAACTCGTTCAGAAACCCTGGGAATGCTCTCTACAGAAGCTTTCAAACTGCAAACCTCCGCTGAGATGAAAAATTATCTGGATACATTGACCCAACCGGATGTGCTGGAGCAGCTTGAAGCTACCGACCGCCGTCTGGTAGACGAATGTAAAAAGGAGTACGATCGCAGTCAGTCGGTTCCACCGGAAAAAGTTCAGGCTTATACGGTACTTACTGCTAAATCGGAAACGGCGTGGGAAGATGCCAAACATAACAGTGATTACGATGGCTTTGCGCCGTATCTGACCGAGATCGTGAAGCTCAAACAGGAGTTTATCGATTATTGGGGTGTCAAGGATACAAGGTATGATACTCTGCTGGACATGTATGAACCCGGATTGACTGTGGACAACGTAGATGCCGTATTCGCCCGGCTTAAAGCACGCCTTGTCCCGCTGCAGGAGAAGATCAATGCGGCGTCGAACAAACCCAAAACGGATTTCCTTCATCAGATTTTTGATGCCGATCAGCAGAAGAAATTCAGTCTGTTCATCCTGGAACAGATGGGCTACGACTTCGAAGCCGGCCGTCTTGATGAAAGTGTGCACCCGTTCGCAACAGGACTTAATCCAGGTGATGTGCGTATTACGACTAATTATCTGCAGGATGATGTGACAAGTGCAATCTTCAGCTCGCTTCACGAAGGCGGACATGCTCTATATGAACAAAATATCGACGAAAGTCTGGCCGGCACACTGCTTGCCGAAGGCACATCGATGGGCATTCACGAGTCTCAGTCTCGTCTTTGGGAAAATATGATTGGACGCAGCCTGCCGTTCTGGACACGTTATTATCAAGACCTGCAGCAGCATTTCCCGCAGCTTAGCGAAGTGAGTCTGGAAGATTTCTACCGGGCAATTAACCGGGTGGAGAGCTCTCTGATTCGGATTGAAGCGGATGAACTGACCTACAACCTGCACATTATTATCCGTTATGAGATTGAGAAAATGCTGTTTAATGAAGGGCTTGAGGTGAAAGATCTGCCTGAAACATGGAATACCAAATACAAGGAATACCTGGGGATTATGCCGACGAATAATGGGGAGGGTGTGCTGCAGGATGTACACTGGTCCGGCGGGGATTTCGGTTATTTTGCTTCCTACTCTTTGGGCAACATGTATGCTGCACAGATCATGCATACCCTGCGTAAGGAAATGCCCGAGTTGGATCATCTGATTGCCCAAGGTAATCTGATTCCAATCAAGGAATGGCTTACAGACAAAATCTATCGTTACGGCAAGAGCCGCACTCCTTCGGAGTTAATCGCTGCGGTGACAGGTGAAGAACTGAATCCGGATTATCTGGCTGACTATTTGGAAGCCAAGTATGCTAAAATTTATAATTTATAA
- a CDS encoding carbonic anhydrase: protein MNNIQEILAYNKSFVETKEYEKYTASKFPTKKMVIITCMDTRLVEMLPKAMNLKNGDVKIIKNAGAIISQPFGSVMRSVLVAIYELGADEVLVVGHTECGMASLHAETMIGHMVERGISEEVMSTLENSGIRLQKWLRGFDSVQEGVKGTVEVIKKHPLLPPNVPVHGMVIDSATGELDLVADGYGQQASL from the coding sequence ATGAACAACATTCAAGAGATTTTGGCTTACAACAAATCATTTGTCGAGACTAAAGAATACGAGAAGTATACGGCTAGCAAGTTTCCAACGAAAAAGATGGTGATCATCACTTGTATGGATACCCGTCTCGTGGAGATGCTGCCCAAAGCGATGAATCTGAAAAATGGTGATGTAAAAATCATCAAAAACGCAGGCGCGATTATCTCCCAGCCTTTTGGTAGTGTTATGCGTTCTGTGCTGGTTGCTATCTATGAATTGGGCGCAGACGAGGTGCTGGTTGTCGGTCATACAGAGTGCGGTATGGCCTCGCTGCATGCTGAAACGATGATTGGTCACATGGTAGAACGCGGAATTTCCGAAGAAGTCATGTCCACACTGGAGAACTCCGGCATTCGTTTGCAAAAATGGCTGCGCGGGTTTGACAGTGTACAAGAAGGGGTAAAAGGAACTGTGGAAGTCATCAAGAAGCATCCATTACTTCCTCCCAATGTACCTGTTCACGGCATGGTGATCGACTCTGCCACAGGCGAACTTGATCTCGTCGCTGACGGGTATGGACAACAGGCATCTCTCTAA